GGCACATGGATAAAAATAATTCGGTAGCTGTCTTTTTGTTGGTAATCGGCTGGGGCATAAGCAAGCCCCCAGACCCATCCAACAATCATACAAACCACCGTAACGACGGCGAAATAAGGCAGTAAGGTGTTACACAATTGGTAAGCACGATCTGCTTTTGCGTAGGGATGTAACCACTTCCACATATTAACTTACACTCACTTTCAATGCTGACGATATGGCAATTGGCGCCGCTATAATCGCTATGATTAGCATGGCACCAAGGATTGCAAGCTGTCCGCTATAGGCAAGCTCCATAGAGCTGGTATCAATAGCCGAGGTTGCAAAAATTAGTACAGGGATATACAAAGGCAAAACAAGCAAACTCATTAAAATGCCGCCTTTTTGTAGTCCCACAGTAAGTCCAGCGCCAATTGCGCCAATGAAGCTAAGCAATGGCGTACCTAACAATAAGGTCAGAACGGTTGCTAAAAGCGCTGAACTTTCTAAATTCAATAACAAAGCAAATACCGGGGTCATTAACACTAAAGGCAGCCCCGTGATCACCCAATGCGCTGCCACTTTTGCAAGGACAGTTAACGGTAATGGGTATGATGATGCAATTAATTGCTCTAATGTTCCGTCGTGATAATCATCACGAAATAGCTTATCTAGGCCCAACATAGTTGAGAGTAACGCAGCGACCCAAATAATGCCCGGTGCCATACGAGCAAGTAGACCGGGTTCAGGGCCAATTGCTAAAGGAAAAAGTGTAATAACAATAAGAAAAAACAAGATAGGGTTAACGATTTCAGCACGCTGACGAAACGCTAATTTAAGATCTTTAGAAAAAACCGCAGTGAATAATTGCCAATACGAATGCTGTTTTACCATCAGTGGCGATACTCCAAAGTCACTGTTTGTAGGTCACTAAAATGTGTCGTTAAGTCTTGGTGGGTAGTTAAAAGAATCGCGCCACCAGCATTTAGGTGCTCAACAAAGCGTTCTTGTAAAAATGCCACACCGCTTTTATCAAGGGCCGTAAATGGCTCATCAAGGATCCATAGTTTGGCACTATTCAGCCACAGTCTTACTAAAGCGACACGGCGCTGTTGCCCTGCTGACAACATACGAACAGGCACATCTTCAAGACCCACTAAGCCAATTTTAGCTAGGATCGGATACAAGTCTTGTTTGCTATCGTAGCCATTAATTTTTAGCCAAAATGCGACATTCTCAAGAGCAGTAAGTTGTGTATTTACACCCGTTTTATGGCCGATGAATAATAACTCTTGTGCATATTCATCATAGTATTTTGTAATCGAGCGTTCTTGGAACAAAACATCGCCTTCATCCGCCATAGCGAAACCCGCGATAATACGCAATAATGATGTTTTACCAGCCCCATTCGGACCAGCTAACTGCATAATTTGTCCCGATTTCAAGCTGAAATTAAGATCCGCAAACAAACAACGATCTTGCTTGATGCAGGTGACGGCCTTAATGTGTAACAAGATGACGATTCTCTATACCCAAAATTAGGCGTTAGTCTACCATAATGATAGGGTAATACGAATATTGCTTTAAAACGATTAACTTATATTTGATCTAAAATAATGAATAAACAAAGCCAGTTGACTCTCAGCACTCAGCTTAATCTAGACTCAAAAGCAATCAGCAGTGCATCACAGCAATCACCTAATGATGCCTTAAAAATGCTGGCTGAGCAGAGCTTAACTGCCCGAAATATCGTGATTGGTAAGCAAAGCGTGCAAATGGACGTGCTAATCAATAACTCATGGCAAACACTGCGCTTATCAACAGAGCAAGAAAATCTTAAAACTGAGCGCTTTTTAGCGGCCAATATTCAATTAAGTAGTGATGGTAAACAGCTGACTATCACACCAGCACCGCTGACTATTACACTTGGCAAAAGCCAGCAATTACAAGCACTACTGAACTTGCTAACGCAAGGGAGCGCAAATACAAATATGCCGCACCCTGCTCAGATTGCGCCAAGTAAACCTTTACTACAACTACCAACATTAAAAGCTGAGTTTGCTCTTAACAATAGCCTGGTTGCTCTTTTAAAAGCTGAAGCACCACTTAAAGCCATTTTGCTGCCTGCTACCAACCAACAAAATAGCTTTAATTTAAACATAATTAATCGCTTTGGGGATTCACTTCATCAGCAAAGTGTTAGCCAACAAAAAGTAGCCGAGTTGGTGGCTAAGCTAACCCCTGAAATGAATTTAAAATTAGCTGGGCAACAAGTACAGTTAAGCGTTGCAAACAAGCAAAGTAATGAATTAACTTTACCGCTACCTACAATATCGCCAAAACAAGCTAAGCAAATTCAAGCCCAGTGGCAATTTCATCCTCATGCATTAAAACTAATACCCCAGCAAGTTAAAAATACTGTTGAACTTATAAATAAAGCACCTGTGCAACAAATACTGTTAAAGAACTCGTTATCAGAGACATTCAATCAAGCATTAAAAAGCCAAGCTGTTGAACCTAAGAATACGTTGATAGCGCCATCGAGCAGCTCAAATTCCCCCATTAGCTCTTGGCTAAAAGACAGTTTTGCTGATTTAAAAACGCGTATTAGTGATGCTGTGCGCTATTTTGAAAAGCTCCCCGCTACCACCAAAGCGGCTGTTAACCAGTCAACGCATCAGCTGATTGA
Above is a window of Pseudoalteromonas shioyasakiensis DNA encoding:
- the ccmB gene encoding heme exporter protein CcmB, giving the protein MVKQHSYWQLFTAVFSKDLKLAFRQRAEIVNPILFFLIVITLFPLAIGPEPGLLARMAPGIIWVAALLSTMLGLDKLFRDDYHDGTLEQLIASSYPLPLTVLAKVAAHWVITGLPLVLMTPVFALLLNLESSALLATVLTLLLGTPLLSFIGAIGAGLTVGLQKGGILMSLLVLPLYIPVLIFATSAIDTSSMELAYSGQLAILGAMLIIAIIAAPIAISSALKVSVS
- the ccmA gene encoding cytochrome c biogenesis heme-transporting ATPase CcmA, translated to MLHIKAVTCIKQDRCLFADLNFSLKSGQIMQLAGPNGAGKTSLLRIIAGFAMADEGDVLFQERSITKYYDEYAQELLFIGHKTGVNTQLTALENVAFWLKINGYDSKQDLYPILAKIGLVGLEDVPVRMLSAGQQRRVALVRLWLNSAKLWILDEPFTALDKSGVAFLQERFVEHLNAGGAILLTTHQDLTTHFSDLQTVTLEYRH